The Oceanisphaera avium genome includes a region encoding these proteins:
- a CDS encoding c-type cytochrome, with product MKKVLLPIAVLSLAVSFGSLANEGEAIFKSNSCVGCHTVDSQLVGPALSAVAERYADDENAVETLADHIKNGSQGRWGSAMPMGPNAVTEEEATSLAQWIVTL from the coding sequence ATGAAAAAAGTACTATTGCCAATTGCTGTTTTATCTTTAGCTGTATCATTTGGCAGCCTAGCCAACGAGGGAGAAGCCATTTTTAAAAGTAACTCTTGTGTCGGTTGCCACACCGTAGATAGCCAATTAGTAGGCCCTGCTTTATCTGCAGTAGCAGAGAGATATGCAGATGATGAAAATGCTGTAGAGACGCTTGCAGACCATATTAAAAATGGCAGCCAAGGAAGATGGGGCTCGGCTATGCCAATGGGTCCGAATGCAGTAACAGAAGAAGAAGCCACCAGCCTAGCGCAGTGGATTGTTACTTTATAA
- a CDS encoding tautomerase family protein, giving the protein MPILNIALIEGRSNEQKEALIKEVTEACVKALDVAPETVRILLQDIATQDFGVAGESVKAKRERLA; this is encoded by the coding sequence ATGCCTATTTTAAATATCGCTCTTATTGAAGGCCGCTCTAATGAGCAAAAAGAAGCCTTGATCAAAGAAGTCACCGAGGCTTGTGTAAAAGCACTGGATGTAGCACCCGAAACGGTACGTATCTTATTGCAAGATATTGCAACGCAAGATTTTGGTGTGGCGGGCGAGTCTGTAAAGGCTAAGCGTGAGCGCCTAGCGTAA
- a CDS encoding nitrous oxide reductase accessory protein NosL, translating to MRTFLRLIAVALFSLWLAGCDQDPTQRTSAEPIAFHSDDECHVCGMIITNWPGPKGEILAGTDEVYKFCSTVDMLSWWLQPENNNRAADIYVHDMTSTPWDSPEDEHLINATEAWYVMGSSQMGMGPTLASFSSQEAANDFSEQYNGEVLAWADLDLEVLQKVMHSGHSFSLDAEPEHAHH from the coding sequence ATGCGTACATTTTTAAGATTAATTGCCGTGGCGTTGTTTTCACTGTGGCTTGCTGGCTGCGATCAAGACCCGACACAGCGCACCAGTGCCGAGCCTATTGCTTTTCATAGTGATGATGAGTGCCATGTGTGCGGCATGATTATTACTAATTGGCCAGGCCCTAAAGGAGAGATATTAGCGGGTACCGATGAAGTGTATAAGTTTTGCTCTACGGTAGATATGTTGTCTTGGTGGTTGCAGCCGGAAAATAATAACCGCGCCGCTGATATCTATGTGCACGATATGACAAGTACGCCTTGGGATAGCCCAGAAGATGAGCACTTAATTAATGCAACTGAAGCTTGGTATGTGATGGGCTCTAGCCAAATGGGGATGGGACCCACATTAGCCAGCTTTAGCAGCCAAGAGGCGGCTAATGATTTTAGCGAACAATATAATGGCGAAGTACTTGCTTGGGCTGATTTAGATCTTGAGGTATTACAAAAAGTCATGCACTCGGGCCATAGCTTTTCTTTAGATGCTGAGCCTGAACACGCGCATCATTAA